The stretch of DNA TCCAATCCTAGTTTGAATTATTAAACTGGTTGGAACAGACCAGTAGATTATAGAAGCAAATAATACAGTTTTAAAATgagctagtttagttttatctccagcactaacccaccCGTcctatattctgtaaataaggtgagatgAACAAATACAGATTCACACTGTCTTTGTAGTGATGCTTTTAAGGTTTTCAGTAGCTATATGTCACATAGGAAATTGAAGGACAGAGGGCTGTAAAGAACTTTACACAACCTTTAATAATGTGTGACACAAATGTCACCATGTGCTCTTTTGGGTTAAAGAAGCAGTCCCTAAGATTTGTTCTTTTAAATTGTAAGCAGTAGTTGTGCAGGTGGGTAGAGGGCAAATCATTACAATAAATTGCGTCATTGagcttctgctaccattcctgcaaagtCACATAAATTTACCTGTTGACCTGTTTCTGGTCATGACAGCatttgctggttacctgagcaaacGTGGCCCTCATAATCCTCACTACAATCACCAGATTCATTCACTCTGAATAGAGATTGCCCCACAATGCATAGcatacacattctcaccaaaactTGTCTGTCACTTTAATTACCTAATATTGGGTATTTTGTTAGATTTGGCAACATCTTATGTATTTGAGTCCAAAGGTGCTGTGCAGATATTAACTATGTTAGTTTTGATCTAAATTCAGTTGTGTCAATTTAGACTTTGTAGGTTTCACAAGTTGACAAGCCGCCCAACATTACTTTAATATTCCTGATATTAACCTGGTGAATTTAGTATTTATAACGTGTCCATCACTGCCAATATTCAGTTGTAGAAATTCAGAAAACTCTTTAGACCTCTAGCTATGTCCAGCAGATGAAAATAAGTCCAAACTAAGTCAAGTTTAAAATGTAGTAGAGTTCAatttaaaagtcttttaaaaTTCAAATACTTAGATAAAATACTTCAATACTAGAATACAAAAAGCTTGTTTTCAGAGCTTTCTTGCTGTAAAAATAGGGTTTAtagtatataaacacattttataaaataagCACATGTTTACTGATCATTACAGAACATATGAAGAATTTAGAAACGTTTGAAACTGCAAACACTAGGTTAGGTAATCTGTAGGAAAAGAATACTTAACATTTACTCTTACTAAGAGCTAAATTTGCTGCTGTTTTACAGCTTCAGCTGAAACAACTCGTCCAAGTTTAGGGGCTGGAAAAGCCCAAATGTTGGTCTGATGTGTCATGTTTTCTTCCCTAATTTCTGTGTTATTTTCATAGCCTGTAATCTAAGACAAGGGGAGTTCCGTCAGTGATCATGTCTGGTGACCTAGTTGGTGTATGGGAGGTGGCTCTGAGTGATGGTGTCCACAGGATTGAATTTGAACATGGCACAACCACAGGAAAACGGGTCATCTCTGTCGATGGAAAGGTAATCATTTCTTCAACCAGTGGAGAGTgaatactttttaatacttttatggAATAATAAATCCATGTAACTCATCCAAGCATGACGGTTTAGTGATTAAAACTTTACTTGCTTGGCAGGAGGTCCTCAGGAGAGACTGGATGTTTAAACTTGTTGGTAAGGAGACCTTTCATGTAGGAGGCTTAGAAACGAAGGCCACCATCAACATTGAAGCTGTGAGCGGCTTTGCCTATGAGTACACTCTGGAGATTAATGGGAAAAGCCTGAAGAAGTACATGGAGAACCGTTCCAAGGTGACAAGCACCTGGCTCCTCAACCTAGATGGCATAGACTGCAGAGTTGTCTTGGGTAAGATGCTTCTGGTGCACAGGTGAACACATAAGATCACAGTCTTTTTTATGATAGCACTGACAGTtgtctgtggaatatttagtagtcaGGAAATGTTATTACTGGACTGAACATGTGACAGGTTCAATGATTAAGATGGGTGAGTAAATACTATGCCAATATTGTGTATATTACTTTAGTATAACagctctattctctctctctctcagctctatTATTTGAGATCTAGGGACATAAGCTCAGAAGCTTGCTAATCAAGTTTGACAgattagtaatttttttttaaatatatacacaagttataagtagtgctgggcaatatgacatTATTTTAACGTATTGTGATATGTTTTTGTATTGTATCAAGAATGCACTTTAATAAGCTTATTGAGGATATCATTAGTGCTTAAAAAACACACTctcaactgtacatttcattacagagggagtaaacatttttttatttggatgatgtgcagcaaaactGTATAAATAATCACTCTCCTGTGAATgaacagtccaaagacggcacgttcagactaattagaacttgattgaaattgtcccttaggtgtgagtgtgtgagtgaatgtgtctgtgtgtctgtctgtgtctgtctgcccttcgatggattggcggcctgtccagggtgtatcctgccttctgccctatgcctgctgggataggctccagtaCCCCcccgccacccccccccccccccccccccccgaaccttgacggataaagcggttgacaatgagatgagatgagatttttAGCATATCATCCAGCTCTGTCAGTGCGTGAATACGTAAACCACAGGTGGTGGCTTTTACACTGGTCATATTAAAATTGGAATTATTGTACACTCCAAACTCGctgagaccccccccccccccaagttactgctttattactccatgtggtggcgccAATCATATGGATGGGGCAAACCTGCattgaagaatattggttgtcaaattctgtaaaactgacaccaataaatccataattcctggtatttgcttatttaggagaatTTTGTGATATATTAAGTATCACAGAATTACAGTACCAAGATATGATCATTATCGCGGGGAATGTATTGAtgtatatattgtgataatattgtgacTTTCCCCCCTAGTTATAAGAATATGTGCAACCTAGTAGAGAGGCTGTGCATGAAATCACATGGGAAGCAGACCttataaatgcaaaaaatattatattttcatgtaaaaaaaacactatgagCAAGTATAAggatcaatgtaaaaaatataagagCAAAGGTAAAACAAAGCTACCAATAAATGTATACAGTAACTGTGTATAAAAACCATAAACTTACTCTAAACTTTGTACTTTCTAAAACAAATACAGGAAAAAACAGGAAGCAATAGATACGTTAAGCATTGGTCAAATGTAACATCAGGATGCCATGCCAGATTAGTAGCTAACCCTGATGTATCCACTAATCCTTTAACCTGCTTAAATGTGCTTGGTTGGCCTGCCTCTCTCTCTAAGCTGCAGTATATGAACAACCACTGTAATGACAATGTGTTGTAAACCTGCACTAGGGAAAGACGGCTCATGTTGTCAGGCAACGTTCTCAACATTCTCAGTCTCTATTGTTTGCCTGGCCCTGTAGGGGTTGCTGCTTGATAAGCTGAGTACAAACAATAAAGGGAGGTGTGGCGAAGCAAGCTATACTTTGCCTGTTTTGCAAATCCTAGTAGCTTCCTGGTAGGGACTTTCCATAGCCTTTTCCCTTGTGAATggcattacaaaaaaacaaaactttgaaCTTTGCATTCCTCATAGGTAAAAATGAAACCCTTAACTGTATTATGATTGTGGACCCCCACAACTTCCCAACTTTATTACTCTTTTTATCACAGCTCTTATCCAACATGGCCACTGACTGTGTGTTTTGTCTGAACAGAGAAAGATACCATGGACATTTGGTGCAATGGACAGAAAATGGAGACAGCTGtaagtattaaaaaataatttcaatcaaaattaataaattatacatttttaaataaatcatagAACATATCAGAAGATGAAGGTGatgcattttaccatttcattaactcatttagaacaAATCTTTTTTgtgatcaattatttatttattttcattattatttaaattataagcAATATTATACATTCCAATTATAAAAAGACCAAAAAGAAACTCCAAAACTCCCACACCCCTCCCAGAGGCACCCCTCCCCAATGGCCAGTTCATCAAAAGCAGTGTAATATAGATAACCAGTGATAAACATCTCAGCAGCATTCTCCCAAGCCATTAGTGTCTTTTCCTTAGCGCCATGGATATGTGCAGTTGAAAGTTCCAGGTTAATAATATCAATACAAAAAACAATCCATTGTCTCCAACTCAGGGACTGTGGAGGTTGCCAATGCAGAGCTAATCATTTTTGGTCCGGATCTTATTTTCTGTGCCATTTTCTTCGTCATTCAGAAGAAAAAGTTGAGCAAGTTGGTAACATTGAAATTGGGGTCCCCAAAGTTTCTGACAGAGTAGAAGAGACTTTAGACCAAAATCTGTACACCTTGGGGCACCCAGAACATGTGCCAAAGGTACCTTATGCAGTATgagaacaaaaaaatacataaaggagaggaaataataaataaataataatttcactacactgtgtacctgtactcagatgcaatgacaataaaagcctcttgacttgacttgataagcTGCATACAATAACGCTTACAGGGTGTTAAATAATATGTAAACACAAAGTGGTACTGAATTAACTGATGGTTTGGATTTTTTGAGGAGGAGGAAATGTTATTCCAGATTGTTTGCCAATCAGTTTGGTCATCAGAAAGATTAAGTTCTTTTTTGCAGACTGTCTTAATAAGAACAAATGCTATAGAGTAATTTTATTTACAACAAAACATGGAATACATATCAGATGTTAAAATGTAGACATTGACAAAATTTTATTGGACTCATTTAGAACTGTTTGTCAGCAACAAGTCTCAAAATAGTTGGTATGGGGTGATAAAAGGCTGAAAAAGTAAAGTATTGTTAAAAAACAGCTGCACAGTGAGAAATTTGCAACTAACTCATATAACCgttcattaaaacagcaaattaGAGAGACCCTCAGAGGCAAAGCTGGACCTTCACTAGTCTGCCAAAAACTGCGTTTAAAAATTGCataacaatttcagaaaaatgttCAACATAAAATTGCGAAGATTTTGGACATCCATATCATCTATACCATGTAAAGCCcgtaatatcatcaaaagatttagAGATTTAGGAGAAATCTCCGTGCACAAGGTACAAGGCAGGCG from Astyanax mexicanus isolate ESR-SI-001 chromosome 11, AstMex3_surface, whole genome shotgun sequence encodes:
- the faima gene encoding fas apoptotic inhibitory molecule a — protein: MSGDLVGVWEVALSDGVHRIEFEHGTTTGKRVISVDGKEVLRRDWMFKLVGKETFHVGGLETKATINIEAVSGFAYEYTLEINGKSLKKYMENRSKVTSTWLLNLDGIDCRVVLEKDTMDIWCNGQKMETAGEFVDDGTETHFTLGDHDCCIKAVSSGRRREGLIHTLLVDGTEMSEATE